A genome region from Nocardia sp. NBC_01730 includes the following:
- a CDS encoding HNH endonuclease, giving the protein MGAIRPPLETHWGGNSLARGITQRPLDDDPVRNWNSRRSELVQRLLAEACERCGSTHKVEVHHMRALKDLNPKVMLASPRYRVRLRCPVPSGQ; this is encoded by the coding sequence GTGGGCGCGATACGGCCACCACTGGAAACACATTGGGGCGGAAACAGTCTGGCCCGTGGCATCACGCAACGACCCCTCGACGACGATCCGGTTCGCAACTGGAACAGCCGCCGGTCCGAACTGGTGCAACGCCTGCTCGCCGAGGCCTGCGAACGATGCGGCTCCACCCACAAGGTCGAGGTCCACCACATGAGAGCGTTGAAGGACCTCAACCCGAAAGTGATGTTGGCGAGTCCCCGATATCGAGTCCGCCTGAGGTGCCCGGTTCCCTCCGGACAGTGA
- a CDS encoding IS3 family transposase (programmed frameshift) — protein sequence MAHQRRKYSPEYKDEAVKIVLGNPGRSVASVARDLGIHEATLGNWVALYRKRYPVEEEPLTISERARLRELERENRELRMKAEFLGKSGRLLRDPPAVKYEFIAEMDAKKAYPVAFMCKNLIVSRSGFYEWLSRPVSETEKWREELKLMIAAIFDDSHGTYGHRRIHAVLTASGHHVDDDTVRKLMREVGLVPCQPKPWRPSTTEADTGHRIGDLVQRDVTAESPGEKFVSDITYIPTREGWLYLATVIDCCTKMVAGWAMADHYRTPLIEASLDMAATRVDILSRAIFHSDRGSNYTRYEFGKKLTKMDMRQSVGRTGVCWDNSMAESFFGTLKNEWLHRMKFASRDQARRAVVEYIETFYNRKRLHSGLGYKTPLQVHADYLNRQAAA from the exons GTGGCTCATCAGAGGAGAAAGTACTCGCCCGAGTATAAGGACGAGGCGGTGAAGATCGTGCTCGGGAATCCGGGCCGGTCCGTCGCGTCGGTCGCGCGGGATCTCGGAATCCATGAAGCAACCTTGGGTAATTGGGTGGCGCTGTATCGGAAGAGGTATCCGGTCGAAGAGGAACCGCTGACGATATCCGAGCGTGCCCGGTTGCGCGAGCTGGAGCGGGAGAACCGAGAGTTGCGCATGAAAGCGGAATTCTTAG GAAAAAGCGGCCGCCTTCTTCGCGACCCGCCAGCAGTGAAATATGAATTCATCGCAGAGATGGACGCGAAGAAGGCGTATCCTGTTGCCTTCATGTGCAAGAATTTGATTGTATCCAGATCGGGATTCTATGAATGGTTGTCTCGCCCGGTGTCGGAAACCGAAAAATGGCGTGAGGAGTTGAAGTTGATGATCGCCGCGATCTTCGACGACAGCCATGGCACTTACGGTCACCGCCGCATCCACGCCGTGCTCACCGCCTCGGGCCACCACGTCGACGACGACACCGTTCGCAAGCTCATGCGGGAGGTGGGCCTGGTTCCCTGCCAGCCGAAACCGTGGCGTCCGTCCACCACCGAGGCCGATACCGGCCACCGCATCGGCGACCTCGTGCAGCGTGACGTCACCGCCGAGTCGCCGGGTGAGAAGTTCGTCTCCGATATCACTTATATTCCGACACGGGAGGGCTGGCTCTATTTGGCGACCGTGATCGATTGCTGTACGAAAATGGTGGCCGGCTGGGCGATGGCCGATCACTACCGCACGCCGTTGATCGAGGCGTCCCTCGACATGGCCGCCACTCGTGTGGATATCCTCTCGAGAGCGATCTTCCACAGCGACCGCGGTTCAAATTACACCAGATACGAGTTCGGCAAGAAGTTGACGAAGATGGATATGCGCCAATCCGTAGGCCGCACGGGAGTATGTTGGGACAACTCGATGGCGGAATCGTTCTTCGGCACGCTCAAGAACGAATGGTTGCATCGCATGAAGTTCGCCTCCCGCGACCAGGCCCGCCGCGCGGTTGTGGAATACATCGAAACATTCTATAATCGAAAACGTCTCCACTCGGGACTCGGCTACAAGACTCCATTGCAGGTCCACGCCGATTACCTGAACCGGCAGGCAGCAGCATAA